Genomic window (Muntiacus reevesi chromosome 6, mMunRee1.1, whole genome shotgun sequence):
AGCTAGGGGACCAATGAAACATCCTAGGAAGCCATCAACTGGGTTGCTGGTGAGGCTTGCTAGGAAGCCACACACTGGGGATTGGGCCCGAATTACTGGAGGGCATGCAATACTGGTTTTTAGGACACCGCTAGCCAGAAAGCCACTCACTGACCACCACACCACTGGAGCAAGAAGAAAAGCACTGGAAACAAGAAAAGAGACCCTTTTATAAGCAGCATTCCTCCTGCATCTTCTATTGACAAGTGCTAGCACTGAACCaactgaaaacaaagaaatgtttATAGGTTACAGCTCTAATATCACAATTCAGGGCAAAGAAGATGAATTAGGAGTTGTGAAACACTAAATTAACTGGCACACACCTCATCTCTTGGGTCCTCAATAGTAAAATGCTTTTATATCAAATTCCTactccatttgttttctttttccctgaaTGCCTCTACAATAAAATGCAGAACCAACCTCTGGGACATTATGTACTGACTGCTGGTATGATATATCATAACTGCACCAGAAGAGTGTACAACGTAGTGACTGAGGCCATGTCTTGAGTCAAAACACTTGAGTCTGAATATCAGCTTCACCACTGACTAAATCTGCAGCCTTACAAAAATTAATCTCTGTATGCCTCAGTTTTCATACTTATAaaaggggataataatagtacacaCTTTATTaagatgccaggagaaataaattaatatatgtaaagcctATAGAATAACTCGTGAGAAATGTTACGAATAAATGACAAAAGAAGAACTTCATAAGTATTAGTATTAGCCATACATGTTCGTTAGTAAATGGACCATTTACAAGCTAATATGCATGGGTAATACTAACATTCATAATGTTTGTGTTTAAAAATTCATGCTGTATTCTGTTTTCATTATCGATTTCCATTTAGGATTGGGTCTAATAACGCTAAAACCCCACTTTGTTGGGTGAAACTGGTACAAAACGCCTTGCTCACACCTGGACATTGTGAGCACTGTCTGGTACTGTCCCTGGCTCACTGAATAATCATCAATCAAACCCAATTTATCCAGGACTCATTTtctcaagtggaaaaaaaaaaaaaaaaagacatggttAAAACATCTCTTTAAAGATTTCTTCGGCTTTGACTGCTTTTGATCCCCCATATCCCCAAACAATGAGTTATACTAGAGAAGCAAAAAGGAGGAAATTATCATTTTGAATGCCTACTCATCTCTGTCAGGCAAGCACTTTGCATACATTTTCATCTTTATCACAGTTCTGTCACATTAATACTTTAAATCCTATTtaacaaataaggaaactaaggcacgGAACGGTCAACAATTTACTTAAGATCACACTCTTGCTAAGTAGCAGAGCCTGAATTCAAACCTGGTCTTTCTGTTTGGGTCGACTAAGCATTTTTAACTGTTCCGCTTGCCTCCCACACTGTCTTCTCAGACAGCTAGAATCCTAACCGCTCAATGCTTTTCATGCTTTGCTTTAAAGAGACGAGTGGgtgtgcaactttttttttttaagtatcatttGAAAGTAAAGCAAATGGAACTCATTTACCAGttacaggaattttaaaaatcactcctaACATCTCACACGAAACTAGCCTTTGAGTAAAAATCAGCGGCCCTCCTGCATCCTAGCGCCCCGGACGTCACCTCACCTCCCGGCTGCAAACTTGGTGAAGGTAAAGAAGCCTGGTGGAGAACCAGCGAGCTGAGTTTCAGCCCCGGTTCTGCCGTTCTGGTCGCCCTCCGAACCTCCTTCTCCTTCAGTGTAGCAGGAGGTGGTCTCCTCAGGGCAGCGGAGAGTTTCCCCTTGTCCCAGCCCGGCTCTGAGGGCGCGCGCGACGAGGGCGTGCCCCGCGGTCTCGCCGCAGATCCCGCGTGAAACTGCCCAGTTCTCTGAGGAGACTGCTCGCCgcggctgcccccaccccactgcttCCCGCTTCTTCCAACTTGGAAAAGTGAAGCCCCTGCCCCGCGGTGCCTGGAACGCCTTTCACCAGACAACCCTCCGCTAAGTTCCCTTCTGCACCCGAGGTACGGGCGCTGACAGGAAAACCAGCCTGCAGTTCTAACTTTACTGTCCTCTGAGAGGAATTCTGAGAACTCTGAGACGGGTCTGACTGAAACGTGGGAGACGAAGCCTGTCTAATTAGTGAACTCCGACGCCTCCACCTGGCTCGCAGTGCCCAGGCCTTCCCCCGGGCGAGGGCAAGCCGGGCGGGTCCCACAGCTCTGCCCTTTCTCCTGCCGGGATCCGACGCCCGGAGGCTCGCGGCGCACCAGCCACAGCGTCCGGCACTGAGTCAGGGCATCCTCACAGCGCAGCAGCCTAGCGCTGCGTTCGGCCGCCGGGAGGCTGAAGAAAGGTCCGCGTTGGGCTCGCAGCCCTTCCTGCCGGCCTCCCCACGCCGGGCCTCGGCTCCCCGCCTTTCTCGCTCCCGCCTCCTCTCGTAGGCTGCCAGGCGGACCCAGCCTGCCTCTCTCTCAGCCTTCACTACCGGGTCAAGCtgcggagggggcggggggg
Coding sequences:
- the LOC136170302 gene encoding uncharacterized protein; amino-acid sequence: MRLEEPGGQELDPVVKAEREAGWVRLAAYERRRERERRGAEARRGEAGRKGCEPNADLSSASRRPNAALGCCATGFVSHVSVRPVSEFSEFLSEDSKVRTAGWFSCQRPYLGCRRELSGGLSGERRSRHRGAGASLFQVGRSGKQWGGGSRGEQSPQRTGQFHAGSAARPRGTPSSRAPSEPGWDKGKLSAALRRPPPATLKEKEVRRATRTAEPGLKLSSLVLHQASLPSPSLQPGVKTGLLYLLTYFKDLTVKVYSTAEEGAATLPPYLDKLEDKNFPVWMMEKK